The sequence below is a genomic window from Nitrospirota bacterium.
TGTAGGCGAGGGAATAGTCGGCTGGGTAGCAAAAGAGCTTCAGCCCCTGTCAGTAGAAGACATAAGAAAAGAGCCGCGATTTAAAGACATCCCCACCACCGGCGCAAAGGATTTCCTCTCAATGTTAGCAGTACCAGTTTTAAGAGACAACGAGCCAATCGGTGTTATGACGCTTCAGACCAGAGAACCATATGCTTACAGCCCTGATGAGGTTAATCTCCTTACAATAATTTCCAACAATATAAGCGCTGCAATAAAAAATGCAGAGCTTTACAAGAATACAAAAACACAGCTCGATGAATTAGGGACCATTCATGAGATTGGCAAGGCCATAACATCCATCCTCAATATAGATGAGCTTCTACCATATATATGCAGGGAGGTATCAAAACTCTTTAAGGCAAAAGGCTGTATCATCAGGCTTATCGAAGATGAAACCCTTTCAATAAAGGCATCCTACGGAGTGCCAAAAGAGATAGAACAGGCCATGGCCCTGCCTCTCGGAGAAGGCATAGCCGGCTGGGTAGCCAAAGAAGGAAAACCGCTATTGGTAGACGACGTATCAAAGATGCCTGAAAATCTGAGAGTTCCTGTTATCGATGCAACTACTGTCCTGTGTGTGCCTCTTAAAATCGGCAGGCGTGTAATCGGAACCATAGGTCTTTACGACAAAGAGGATGAGTGGGGATACACAACCTTTACCCAGAATGACCTCAATTCCCTGACCACTTTTGCGTCTGCTTCATCCATAGCAATTGAAAATGCGCGGCTTTATAAAACCAAGGTGGAGAAAGAACGCGCAATATCACAGGCAAAGCAGAGGTTTGAAACCCTGTTCAACAGCGTTCAGGATGGTATAATCACATTCGGCAGAGATTTTATAATAAAAACAGCCAACAGGTTTATGGAAAAGCTGATTGACACACCTGTAGAGGAAATAATAGGGAAAAGCTGTTATGAGGTGCTCCACATGGGAAATGATATCTGTCCCCATTGTCCTGCAAAAGTTACTTTTGAAACAGGACAACCCGAATCATACACATATAAGAGAGTAATCAAGGGCGCTACATTTTATACAGAAACAACCACTTACCCGATAATAGACGAGAAGGGGGAGATAAACGAAGTAGTTGCATTTATTCATGACATAACAGAAAGGATGACCTATCAGGAAGAGATACTCGAGCTTTACAGAGAGGTAGCACAAACAAAAGAATACCTTGAAAGCCTTATTGACAATTCAGCCGATGCCATTATTACATCGGATATAGACGGCCATATTACATCGTGGAACAATGGGGCAGAAAAGATTTATGGCTTTACCGAGATTGAGGCCATTGGCAAGCTCCTCCCAATGGTTCCTAAATCCCTGATGGATTCTGAGAAAGAAAACATAAAAAAAATAAAACAGGGGGAAACAATAAAAGACATAGAAACCCTGAGACAGAGAAAAGACGGCACTCTAATAGAAGTAAGCCTTACCTTATCCCCTATACTTGACCCCACAGGAGAGGTTATAGGAATCAGCGGCATCTCCAGGGATATATCAGAGAAAAAGAGGGTTGAAAAAGAACTGATAAGAAAAAACCAGGAGCTTTCAAGACTCCACTTTATAGATTCTGCACTGAGAAGCACACTTGACCTCGACAAACTCCTGAGGATGATCCTGACCGCAGTTACAATGAGCGATGGCCTTGGATTTAACAGGGCTGTACTCTTCCTTGTTGATGAGGGGCAAAATATTCTCAGGGGAGTAATGGGCGTTGGCCCGGCAAACTATGAGGAGGCGGGGAAGATATGGAGAGAACTCTCTATAGACGGAAAAACCCTCGAAGATATTATAAATGAAATAGAGATTAGTCCCCTCAGGAAAGACTCTTTTCTCGACAGGCTAAGCCAGAACTTAATCATAGGCATCGATGGGAAAGATGTCCTTTCATTATGTATAAAGGAAAAAAAGTTTTTTAATGTCCTCAATGCCAGGACAGACCCTATGGTAGAGCCTACACTTATTCAGCAGCTTGGGACTGAGGCCTTTGCCGTGGTTCCCCTCATGGCAAAGGATAAGGCAATAGGACTTATCCTGGTGGACAACTTTTTCAATAAAAGGCCTATAAAAGAAGACGACCTTCGGTTCCTCATGAGTTTCACAAGCCATGTGGCATCTGCTATAGAAAATGCCAGGCTTTTTGAGGAGATTTCCCTCGCCCAGTCAGAACTCAAAAACATCTTTGAATCAATATCTGATATGGTATATTTTAATGATAAAGATTTCAATATACGACATATAAACCAGGCAGTTATCAAAAAGCTCGGAAAAACAGCAGACGAAATTATAGGCAAAAAATGTTATCAGGTATTCCACGGAATGGATGAGCCCTGGGCTCAATGCCCGCACTCAAGAACAATAAACACAGGCAAGCCACTTGTCGAAGAGGTAGAAGACCTGAATCTTGGCGGCACTTTTGTCGTATCAAGCTCTCCGATTTTCGACTCTGCCGGAAACATAGCAGGAACAGTCCACATTTCAAGGGATATCACAGAACTCCACGCCTTAAGAGAGCGTCTTGTCAGCGCTGAGAGAATGGCAGCCCTCGGAGAGATGGCTGCAAAAGTTGCCCATGAGATTAGAAACCCCCTTACCTCAGTAGGGGGTTTTGCCAGAAGGCTTGAAAAAAAAGTTGGTGGAGACCTCAAAGAATACACAAAAATTATCATCGAAGAGGTAGACCGGCTTGAGAATATCCTTAGAGACACCATGAGTTTTGTAAAAGAAGCAAGGGTGATAAAAAAGAAAACTGATTTAAATGAGCTGCTGGAAAATATCATAAGTCTTATTAATTTAGGAGTAATAGAAAAAGGAAATACCCTGATTAAAGACCTGCCCGAATATCCAATAATTGCATTAATAGACCCTGATAGGATAAAGGAGGCAATATTAAACGTCCTTACCAATGCCAATCAGGCAACTGACGCCGGAATGATTACGGTAAGAGCACGGCAGATAGGAGAAGAGGCGGTTATAGAGATTTCAGATACAGGCTGCGGCATAAAGCAGGACGACCTGAAACGAATCTTTGACCCTTTTTTCACGACAAGGCCTGCAGGGACAGGCCTTGGTCTTGCAATAACTAACCGAATCATCGAAGAGCATAAAGGTAAGATTGATGTCGAGAGCATATGGGGAACTGGGACAAAATTCACAATTTATCTGCCTTTAAAGGAGGGGTGACATGAAGATACTTGTTGTAGACGATGATCAGCATATCCAGCGTCTTTACAAGGAAGAGCTGGAAGAGGAAGGATATGAAGTCTTTCTGGCCGGTACGGGGGAAGAGGCCCTTTTACTCTTTGACAAAATCTCGCCAGATCTTGTTACCCTGGATATCCTCATGCCTGATATTGATGGGATAAAACTCCTGAGGATGATGAAAGAGAAAAAGCCGAGACTACCTATCATTATGTCAACAGCATATGATTACAGAGATGACTTTGCGGTTTGGGCATCTGAGGCCTACCTTGTGAAGTCCTCAGACCTTAATGAGTTAAAAGCTACAATAAAAAAGCTCCTGCCCGATGGAGATTAAAAGGGATTCCCCTCGAAGCCCTGGTCAATTCGTTGACACTTTGAATAAGGGTATGGTAATTTGCTAA
It includes:
- a CDS encoding response regulator produces the protein MKILVVDDDQHIQRLYKEELEEEGYEVFLAGTGEEALLLFDKISPDLVTLDILMPDIDGIKLLRMMKEKKPRLPIIMSTAYDYRDDFAVWASEAYLVKSSDLNELKATIKKLLPDGD
- a CDS encoding PAS domain S-box protein: MTLRTKLSIFLSSFLLIVAILGAFTFYLTEDLGKGFDNIDSATFEYNLHEGLRNAILTFMAVSERWALTGDISEKKYYKVALANVNKAFGEASKLKQKDEIDAIGKDFQELKIIADRIMAEEEPVGNKKVLASLKLHEGKGTEILRKIEASRSASMKTVSSAIAEGKKSRRSIRASFLILFIVTLYLTGFLGYTLLKAIGRPVGELMKGAEKLGLGDFSHRIGLKRKDELGLLARRFDKMAETIETSHKRLEDKLNETRILMNVSQIANSTLELKTILDMICKTVADSLKKDVCSIYLLKPGEKMICIEATKGLKEESTGIACLPVGEGIVGWVAKELQPLSVEDIRKEPRFKDIPTTGAKDFLSMLAVPVLRDNEPIGVMTLQTREPYAYSPDEVNLLTIISNNISAAIKNAELYKNTKTQLDELGTIHEIGKAITSILNIDELLPYICREVSKLFKAKGCIIRLIEDETLSIKASYGVPKEIEQAMALPLGEGIAGWVAKEGKPLLVDDVSKMPENLRVPVIDATTVLCVPLKIGRRVIGTIGLYDKEDEWGYTTFTQNDLNSLTTFASASSIAIENARLYKTKVEKERAISQAKQRFETLFNSVQDGIITFGRDFIIKTANRFMEKLIDTPVEEIIGKSCYEVLHMGNDICPHCPAKVTFETGQPESYTYKRVIKGATFYTETTTYPIIDEKGEINEVVAFIHDITERMTYQEEILELYREVAQTKEYLESLIDNSADAIITSDIDGHITSWNNGAEKIYGFTEIEAIGKLLPMVPKSLMDSEKENIKKIKQGETIKDIETLRQRKDGTLIEVSLTLSPILDPTGEVIGISGISRDISEKKRVEKELIRKNQELSRLHFIDSALRSTLDLDKLLRMILTAVTMSDGLGFNRAVLFLVDEGQNILRGVMGVGPANYEEAGKIWRELSIDGKTLEDIINEIEISPLRKDSFLDRLSQNLIIGIDGKDVLSLCIKEKKFFNVLNARTDPMVEPTLIQQLGTEAFAVVPLMAKDKAIGLILVDNFFNKRPIKEDDLRFLMSFTSHVASAIENARLFEEISLAQSELKNIFESISDMVYFNDKDFNIRHINQAVIKKLGKTADEIIGKKCYQVFHGMDEPWAQCPHSRTINTGKPLVEEVEDLNLGGTFVVSSSPIFDSAGNIAGTVHISRDITELHALRERLVSAERMAALGEMAAKVAHEIRNPLTSVGGFARRLEKKVGGDLKEYTKIIIEEVDRLENILRDTMSFVKEARVIKKKTDLNELLENIISLINLGVIEKGNTLIKDLPEYPIIALIDPDRIKEAILNVLTNANQATDAGMITVRARQIGEEAVIEISDTGCGIKQDDLKRIFDPFFTTRPAGTGLGLAITNRIIEEHKGKIDVESIWGTGTKFTIYLPLKEG